A portion of the Kribbella jejuensis genome contains these proteins:
- a CDS encoding helix-turn-helix transcriptional regulator, with protein sequence MEHQMPVGEMLRQARHSLGYSQYVIADELARVSGNDSLTREEVARWERGKRLPGPYWRRWICVVLRLPVSDLEVAIRSQRSDRRIARERLPHPSGMSTAVK encoded by the coding sequence ATGGAGCACCAGATGCCGGTCGGGGAGATGCTGCGGCAAGCGCGTCACAGCCTCGGATACAGCCAGTACGTGATCGCGGACGAGTTGGCGCGCGTGTCCGGCAACGACTCGCTGACCCGGGAGGAGGTCGCGCGCTGGGAACGCGGAAAGCGACTGCCTGGTCCGTACTGGCGGCGGTGGATCTGTGTGGTTCTCCGGTTGCCGGTGAGCGATCTGGAGGTCGCGATCCGGTCTCAACGGTCGGACCGGCGGATTGCTCGTGAACGACTGCCTCACCCGAGCGGCATGAGCACTGCCGTGAAGTGA
- a CDS encoding tryptophanase: MPAFMEPFRIKSVEPIPFPSTEERRTALADAGHNLFRVPSRAITIDLLTDSGTNAMSAAQWSALLSGDESYAGATSFEHFRAVVRELTGFDEVIPVHQGRAAERILLGELLGAGDVSISNTHFDTTRAAIESAGATAVDLPVDQTSPSAFGGDIDLGLLEERLRGTRANGVRCVVLTITNNAGGGQPVSLANVTAVRQLCDRHRIMLLLDASRFAENAYLITEREPSEAGRSPREVAHALFSLADGCWASLKKDGLANIGGLIALRDTELARRCRQQLIAFEGFPTYGGLAGRDLDALAQGLLEVTDPAYLRYRASTARWFGEQLSEAGLSVLQPTGCHAVYVDAAQVLPHISPEQLPATALANELYLAGAVRVSDLGTLAFGRADPDGGVDIAAPRELVRFALPRRVYTKSHLEYVVDVAANVAAKAAQIPGYRIVEQAPVLRHFTAVLMPLG; this comes from the coding sequence GTGCCAGCGTTCATGGAGCCGTTCCGGATCAAGAGTGTCGAACCGATTCCGTTTCCGTCCACCGAGGAACGACGCACGGCGCTCGCCGACGCGGGCCACAACCTCTTCCGGGTGCCCTCGCGGGCGATAACCATCGACCTGCTGACCGACTCGGGCACGAACGCCATGTCAGCCGCACAATGGTCTGCGCTTCTCAGCGGCGACGAGTCGTACGCCGGCGCGACTTCGTTCGAACATTTCCGGGCGGTTGTCCGGGAACTCACGGGATTCGACGAAGTAATACCGGTACACCAGGGCCGCGCCGCCGAGCGGATTCTCCTGGGTGAGCTGCTCGGAGCCGGCGATGTGTCGATCAGCAATACACATTTCGACACCACTCGCGCTGCCATCGAATCCGCCGGCGCCACTGCCGTCGATCTGCCGGTCGATCAGACGTCGCCGTCGGCCTTCGGTGGCGACATCGATCTCGGTCTGCTCGAAGAGCGGCTCCGCGGGACGCGCGCCAACGGAGTGCGCTGCGTCGTGCTGACCATCACGAACAACGCCGGCGGTGGCCAGCCGGTTTCACTGGCCAACGTGACCGCGGTTCGTCAGCTGTGCGACCGCCATCGGATCATGCTCCTGCTGGACGCTTCGAGGTTCGCGGAGAACGCCTACCTGATCACCGAGCGCGAACCCAGCGAGGCCGGCCGGAGCCCGCGCGAGGTCGCGCATGCTCTGTTCTCCTTGGCGGACGGATGCTGGGCAAGCCTGAAGAAGGACGGCCTCGCCAACATCGGTGGACTGATCGCGCTGCGGGACACCGAGCTCGCACGTCGTTGCCGACAGCAACTGATCGCGTTCGAGGGTTTCCCGACGTACGGCGGACTCGCCGGCCGCGATCTCGACGCGCTCGCACAAGGACTCCTCGAGGTGACGGATCCGGCGTACCTGCGGTACCGGGCATCGACTGCCCGCTGGTTCGGCGAACAGCTCTCGGAGGCCGGACTCTCGGTGCTTCAGCCGACGGGTTGCCACGCCGTGTACGTCGATGCCGCGCAGGTTCTGCCGCACATCTCGCCTGAGCAGCTGCCCGCGACGGCATTGGCCAACGAGCTCTACCTCGCCGGAGCCGTACGGGTCTCCGACTTGGGCACCTTGGCGTTCGGACGGGCCGACCCGGACGGCGGGGTGGACATCGCCGCACCCCGCGAACTCGTCCGCTTCGCGCTGCCCCGCCGGGTCTACACCAAGAGCCACCTCGAGTACGTGGTCGACGTGGCAGCGAACGTGGCCGCCAAAGCCGCACAGATCCCCGGTTACCGGATCGTCGAGCAGGCGCCGGTGCTGCGTCACTTCACGGCAGTGCTCATGCCGCTCGGGTGA
- a CDS encoding TrpB-like pyridoxal phosphate-dependent enzyme, with amino-acid sequence MTPTKILLPEDELPTRWYNVLHDLPTPPPPVLHPGTGQPIGPEDLTPLFPMDLILQEVSQEQYVDIPGEVLDVYRLWRPSPLYRAHRLEKALDTPAHIYYKYEGVSPAGSHKPNTAVPQAFYNAKAGVRKLTTETGAGQWGTALAFACAQFGLDCEVWQVRASYDQKPYRRTMMQVFGATVHPSPSELTEAGRKILAENPDSTGSLGIAISEAVEAAVQDPEVHYALGSVLNHVLLHQTVIGEEALIQLAMVGETPDLIVGCTGGGSNFGGLAFPFLREKWAGRMSPVIRAVEPAACPSLTQGTYAYDFGDTIGMTPLMKMHTLGHDFVPDPIHAGGLRYHGMSPLISHLYETGEIEAVAKPQSECFAAGVQFARTEGIVPAPEPTHALAAAVEEALQCKESGEEKVILTALCGHGHLDLAAYDAYLSNSITDRTWEDADIQSAVAAALTRLPALS; translated from the coding sequence ATGACGCCGACGAAGATCCTGTTGCCAGAGGACGAGCTGCCCACCCGGTGGTACAACGTGCTCCACGATCTGCCGACGCCTCCGCCGCCGGTGCTGCATCCGGGGACGGGGCAGCCGATCGGGCCGGAGGATCTGACGCCGTTGTTCCCGATGGACCTGATCCTGCAGGAGGTCTCGCAGGAGCAGTACGTCGACATCCCGGGCGAGGTGCTCGACGTCTACCGGCTCTGGCGGCCCAGCCCGCTGTACCGGGCGCACCGGCTGGAGAAGGCGCTCGATACGCCGGCGCACATCTACTACAAGTACGAAGGCGTCTCCCCGGCCGGCTCACACAAGCCGAACACAGCGGTTCCGCAGGCGTTCTACAACGCCAAGGCCGGCGTCCGGAAGCTCACCACCGAGACCGGCGCGGGCCAGTGGGGGACGGCGCTCGCGTTCGCCTGCGCGCAGTTCGGGCTGGACTGCGAGGTCTGGCAGGTGCGCGCGTCGTACGACCAGAAGCCGTACCGGCGGACGATGATGCAGGTCTTCGGCGCGACCGTGCACCCGAGCCCGTCGGAGCTGACCGAGGCCGGCCGCAAGATCCTCGCCGAGAACCCGGACTCCACCGGGTCGCTCGGCATCGCGATCAGTGAGGCGGTCGAGGCCGCGGTCCAGGATCCCGAGGTGCACTACGCGCTCGGTTCGGTGCTCAACCACGTGTTGCTGCACCAGACCGTGATCGGCGAGGAGGCGCTGATCCAGCTGGCGATGGTGGGCGAGACCCCGGACCTGATCGTCGGCTGCACCGGCGGCGGGTCGAACTTCGGTGGCCTGGCGTTCCCGTTCCTGCGGGAGAAGTGGGCCGGCCGGATGTCACCGGTGATCCGCGCGGTCGAGCCGGCCGCCTGCCCGTCGCTGACCCAGGGCACCTACGCGTACGACTTCGGCGACACCATCGGGATGACGCCGCTGATGAAGATGCACACCCTCGGCCACGACTTCGTGCCGGACCCGATCCACGCCGGCGGCCTGCGGTACCACGGCATGAGCCCGCTGATCAGCCACCTGTACGAGACCGGCGAGATCGAGGCCGTCGCCAAACCCCAGTCCGAGTGCTTCGCCGCCGGCGTCCAATTCGCCCGTACGGAAGGAATCGTCCCCGCCCCCGAACCCACCCACGCCCTAGCCGCCGCCGTCGAGGAAGCCTTGCAATGCAAGGAGTCCGGCGAGGAAAAGGTCATCCTCACCGCCCTCTGCGGCCACGGCCACTTGGACCTCGCCGCGTACGACGCCTACCTGTCCAACTCCATCACCGACCGCACCTGGGAAGACGCCGACATCCAATCCGCCGTAGCCGCCGCCCTCACCCGGCTCCCCGCGCTCAGCTGA
- a CDS encoding MFS transporter encodes MALAVLCLAAMLVSMLEFVLLLAMPALTAALGASSTQQLWILDVYGFMVAGLMIAMGHFADRVGRRRLLLIAAAVFAVASVVAAYSVNAGMLIGARAVVGIAGASIAPCTLSLISMLFPDERRRVTALGLWAGCFALGAVAGPIVGGLLLAEFWWGSALLIGVPAMVALLVLGPLLLPEHRTERAGQVDVLSALLLPAAILPAVYGLKHFAAQGVHVMSVVGLVTGLVIGWTFVRRQRRLSEPLVDVRLFSRSTSGAMLAGMLVFSVLSGGVTVFVVQYFQLVQGMTPLAAGLAVVPGVLTSVVAFQLAPIAARRIRPGVLIPGGIACTTAGMVVMTQATSTTVLMFAFAVGCVGSAPVQMLGTNLVIGSVPPQKAGTAAAVAQTSLGIGLALGVAILGSVMTVSYRSISGRTAGTSLAEAIADAEPEVVLARARDAFTTGLHLIAGMSAVVLTIVGIMLVFALRRLPALGMHGSDDVRRRDRRSAS; translated from the coding sequence ATGGCACTGGCCGTCCTCTGCCTCGCGGCGATGTTGGTTTCGATGCTCGAGTTCGTGCTGCTGTTGGCGATGCCGGCGCTGACCGCGGCCTTGGGCGCCTCGAGCACACAGCAGTTGTGGATTCTGGACGTGTACGGGTTCATGGTCGCCGGCCTGATGATTGCCATGGGGCATTTCGCCGACCGGGTCGGGCGGCGTCGGCTGCTCCTCATCGCCGCAGCGGTTTTCGCTGTCGCTTCGGTCGTTGCGGCGTACTCGGTCAACGCCGGGATGCTGATCGGGGCTCGCGCCGTCGTCGGCATCGCGGGGGCGTCCATCGCGCCCTGCACGTTGTCGTTGATCTCGATGCTGTTTCCGGACGAACGGCGCCGCGTCACCGCGTTGGGCCTGTGGGCCGGGTGTTTCGCACTCGGTGCCGTCGCCGGTCCAATCGTCGGCGGGTTGCTGCTCGCCGAGTTCTGGTGGGGCTCGGCATTGCTGATCGGCGTGCCGGCGATGGTGGCGCTCCTGGTTCTCGGACCGCTCCTGTTGCCCGAACATCGCACTGAGCGGGCCGGGCAGGTCGACGTACTGAGCGCGCTGCTCCTCCCGGCGGCGATTCTTCCGGCGGTCTACGGTCTGAAGCACTTCGCCGCGCAAGGAGTTCACGTGATGTCGGTGGTGGGACTCGTGACCGGGCTGGTGATCGGATGGACATTTGTGCGGAGGCAGCGCCGCCTGTCCGAGCCATTGGTCGACGTACGGTTGTTCAGCCGATCGACGTCCGGCGCGATGCTGGCCGGCATGTTGGTCTTCTCGGTGCTGTCCGGCGGCGTGACGGTGTTCGTGGTTCAGTACTTCCAGTTGGTGCAAGGCATGACGCCGCTGGCGGCGGGTCTCGCTGTGGTTCCGGGCGTACTCACTTCGGTCGTGGCTTTCCAGTTGGCGCCGATCGCGGCTCGACGGATCCGGCCAGGGGTTCTGATTCCGGGTGGCATCGCATGCACGACCGCCGGAATGGTTGTGATGACTCAGGCGACGTCAACCACGGTTCTCATGTTCGCGTTCGCGGTGGGATGCGTCGGGTCGGCGCCCGTGCAGATGCTGGGCACGAATTTGGTCATCGGCTCGGTGCCACCACAGAAGGCAGGGACCGCTGCTGCTGTCGCGCAAACGAGCTTGGGGATCGGATTGGCGTTGGGCGTCGCGATCCTCGGCAGTGTCATGACTGTGTCCTATCGCAGTATCAGCGGCCGAACAGCGGGCACGTCGCTGGCCGAGGCCATCGCCGACGCCGAACCAGAGGTCGTCCTCGCACGGGCCCGTGATGCGTTCACAACCGGATTACATCTGATCGCCGGAATGTCGGCGGTCGTCTTGACAATCGTGGGCATCATGCTGGTGTTTGCCTTGCGTCGCTTGCCCGCGTTAGGGATGCATGGTTCCGATGACGTGCGTCGTCGAGATCGACGAAGTGCTTCTTGA
- the tsrT gene encoding tryptophan 2-C-methyltransferase — protein sequence MSRKIHIAHRQVHFANRGAAPERDPGYRGLLAPATTVAGAVTIAATIRRTKETVVLNRLVTLVNPNLVHPPITPYALDILTTSLEAAGFEVEVLDLTLVRDRWRSAIASYFEHREPLLVGITIRNTDTIYPQEQRVFLDSHRDIISEIRHYCAAPVVAGGVGFSSMPFALVDFFDIDFGVKGPGEVTVVRLAQALAAGSPASDVPGLIVNEGDGQVHQVPHHDRLTAVGRAALVNRSTPYQRRSGTPYKVDNLAYYRHGGLGNILTKNGCTYACTHCVEPDAKGAQFARRAETAVVDEMELLTAQGVHDLHTTDSEFNLSIGHSKAVLREIIRRKASDASSPLHDLRLWIYVQPAPFDEEYADLLAAAGCAGINVAPDHVRDDVLDGWKVTGKGTRFYTSEDVRRLCKLAQKYGMLTMVEALLGMPGETESTMHDCVDELMALDATVVGFTLGIRAFPYSPLGKLLADRSRGVRPVPGVQSNTATEPILLTPADRCRSVVEYERQFMFDPQGNFRPVYFFSPELPEGDATIHPGDRWLTSLDLLWKWVPERDRHRVMLPTVAGLTPEDNNYADNPFLLRLTQLGYKGAFWSHWREREEIMATDAAPVGS from the coding sequence GTGAGCCGCAAGATCCACATTGCGCACCGTCAAGTGCACTTCGCGAACCGCGGTGCCGCGCCCGAGCGTGACCCGGGCTACCGCGGGTTACTGGCCCCTGCCACGACCGTCGCCGGCGCTGTCACGATCGCAGCGACGATCCGCCGGACGAAGGAGACCGTGGTGCTCAACAGGCTCGTGACACTGGTGAACCCGAACCTTGTCCATCCCCCGATCACGCCTTACGCGCTGGACATTCTGACGACGTCGCTGGAGGCTGCCGGCTTCGAGGTCGAGGTGCTCGATCTGACCCTGGTCCGGGACCGTTGGCGCAGCGCGATCGCGTCGTACTTCGAGCACCGCGAGCCGCTGTTGGTGGGAATAACCATCCGCAACACCGACACCATCTATCCCCAGGAGCAGCGGGTGTTCCTGGATTCGCATCGGGACATCATCAGCGAGATCCGCCACTACTGCGCCGCGCCCGTCGTCGCCGGAGGGGTCGGGTTCTCCTCGATGCCGTTCGCGTTGGTCGACTTCTTCGACATCGATTTCGGGGTCAAAGGGCCGGGGGAGGTCACGGTCGTCCGGTTGGCCCAGGCTCTTGCGGCCGGGTCGCCGGCGAGCGACGTACCGGGGCTCATCGTCAACGAGGGCGACGGGCAGGTTCATCAGGTACCGCACCACGATCGGCTCACGGCGGTCGGTCGTGCCGCCCTCGTCAACCGCTCCACGCCGTACCAGCGGCGATCCGGTACGCCGTACAAAGTCGACAACCTCGCGTACTACCGGCACGGCGGTCTCGGCAACATCCTGACCAAGAACGGTTGCACCTACGCCTGCACCCACTGCGTCGAGCCCGATGCGAAAGGCGCTCAGTTCGCGCGTCGCGCCGAGACGGCGGTCGTCGACGAGATGGAGTTGCTGACCGCGCAGGGTGTGCACGACCTGCACACGACCGACAGTGAGTTCAACCTCAGTATCGGCCACAGCAAGGCCGTACTGCGCGAGATCATCCGGCGGAAGGCGAGCGACGCGTCATCGCCGTTGCACGACCTCCGGCTCTGGATCTACGTGCAGCCGGCGCCGTTCGACGAGGAGTACGCCGATTTGCTGGCAGCTGCCGGCTGTGCAGGTATCAATGTGGCTCCCGACCATGTCCGGGACGACGTGCTCGACGGCTGGAAGGTCACTGGGAAAGGGACTCGGTTCTACACCTCCGAGGATGTCCGGAGGTTGTGCAAACTGGCGCAGAAGTACGGAATGCTGACGATGGTCGAGGCACTTCTCGGCATGCCCGGCGAGACCGAGTCGACCATGCACGACTGTGTGGACGAGCTGATGGCGCTCGACGCCACGGTGGTCGGATTCACGCTCGGGATCCGTGCCTTTCCGTACTCTCCGCTCGGCAAGCTGCTCGCCGACCGCAGTCGTGGCGTCCGCCCGGTCCCGGGTGTCCAGTCCAACACGGCGACCGAACCGATCCTGCTGACGCCGGCGGACCGGTGCCGGAGCGTTGTCGAGTACGAGCGGCAGTTCATGTTCGACCCGCAGGGCAACTTCCGGCCCGTCTACTTCTTCTCTCCCGAACTGCCCGAGGGCGACGCCACGATCCATCCAGGTGACCGCTGGCTGACCAGCCTCGATCTGCTCTGGAAATGGGTGCCGGAACGCGACCGGCACCGGGTGATGTTGCCGACCGTGGCCGGACTCACCCCGGAGGACAACAACTACGCCGACAACCCGTTCCTCCTCCGCCTGACCCAGCTCGGCTACAAGGGAGCGTTCTGGTCGCACTGGCGCGAGCGCGAGGAGATCATGGCGACGGATGCTGCCCCTGTCGGGTCGTAG
- a CDS encoding DegT/DnrJ/EryC1/StrS family aminotransferase, translated as MIPLSEPTFGGNEAVYLEQCLVGGYVSSVGPFVDSFERQFAAWVGSHHAVACASGTAALHVALQIAGAAPGRLVAVSDFTFIASVNAVHYTGADLLLVDSEPRTWNMNTELLRDRVVRRAARGHRLPDLVEIVHVLGHPADIEPLLELRERFGIRIIEDAAESLGASWHDGRLAGTVGDLACFSFNGNKIITTGSGGMITTNDATYAARAKHLTTQAKVPASSYLHDEVGYNYRLSNLSAALGIAQLEQLADRIGRKRQIALRYAEQLEGLPLTLPPHATWANPTYWLYSVLLDEAAPENVVARLSSAKVEARRVWRPVHLQPPYATAERLLGSVAEAIHARGLSLPSSSHLTAEQQRRVSAELGSALAVQN; from the coding sequence GTGATTCCGCTGAGCGAACCGACCTTCGGCGGCAACGAAGCGGTCTATCTGGAGCAATGCCTCGTCGGCGGCTACGTGTCCTCCGTCGGCCCTTTCGTCGACAGCTTCGAGCGCCAGTTCGCGGCATGGGTCGGCTCCCATCACGCAGTGGCCTGCGCCAGCGGCACAGCAGCGCTGCATGTCGCGCTGCAGATCGCCGGAGCCGCACCCGGCCGGCTGGTCGCGGTCTCCGACTTCACCTTCATCGCGTCGGTCAACGCGGTTCACTACACCGGCGCGGATCTGCTGCTGGTCGACAGCGAGCCGCGGACCTGGAACATGAACACCGAACTGCTGCGCGATCGTGTCGTTCGTCGAGCCGCACGCGGTCACCGGCTCCCCGATCTTGTCGAGATCGTCCACGTCCTCGGTCACCCAGCCGATATCGAGCCACTGCTGGAACTGCGCGAGCGGTTCGGCATCCGGATCATCGAGGACGCGGCTGAGTCACTCGGTGCGAGCTGGCACGACGGCCGGTTGGCAGGTACGGTCGGCGACCTGGCCTGCTTTTCCTTCAACGGCAACAAGATCATCACCACCGGGAGCGGGGGGATGATCACGACAAACGACGCGACGTACGCGGCGCGCGCCAAACATCTCACTACCCAAGCCAAGGTGCCGGCCTCGTCGTACTTGCACGACGAGGTCGGGTACAACTATCGGTTGAGCAATCTCTCGGCTGCGCTCGGCATCGCGCAACTCGAGCAACTGGCGGATCGGATCGGGCGTAAACGCCAGATCGCGCTACGGTACGCCGAGCAACTCGAAGGCTTGCCGCTCACCTTGCCACCACACGCCACCTGGGCAAACCCGACGTACTGGCTGTACTCAGTGCTTCTCGACGAGGCCGCGCCTGAGAACGTCGTCGCGAGGCTGTCCTCCGCGAAGGTCGAGGCCCGAAGAGTCTGGCGTCCCGTTCACCTCCAACCGCCGTACGCAACTGCCGAACGGCTGCTCGGGAGCGTCGCAGAGGCTATACATGCTCGCGGCCTTTCGTTGCCCAGTTCATCCCATCTGACCGCGGAGCAGCAACGGAGGGTGTCCGCCGAGCTGGGATCCGCGCTGGCGGTTCAGAACTGA
- a CDS encoding AraC family transcriptional regulator, producing the protein MEGGAFRRYSTLIRRRAERWNVNQPCPARPDGKAARASDDDSGLTGYRFFTMIAKGGVGAPLADGRQKMQLLEHYELFHSHDLDDVRDSVGRVFVPHRLDLTRKAGRLDARMRTRRLANVAANYVSYGADVLIEPGELGSFFVVQVPLSGHSHVRCGREEVFSTPRLVSVVSPTESLSMRWSADCAKLILRIDRLAVESQLSEMLDAPLPEPVRFQPGMDVSSGYGRSWLTMMRTFVDELGRADDSLVDHELAAAGYEDVLIKGLLLAQPHNYSDLLAGTSAPMVPSRAVSIARDLIESHPEWDHTITSLARAAGVSPRALQKGFARHLGSGPKEYMTNVRMQRAHSELRVKQRDTVTVRQVAARWRLGHVGRFAGEYRKRFGELPSETLGR; encoded by the coding sequence TTGGAGGGAGGCGCTTTCCGCCGGTATTCCACGCTGATTCGCCGGCGAGCCGAAAGGTGGAACGTTAACCAACCCTGCCCGGCCCGCCCGGACGGTAAGGCGGCGCGCGCATCTGATGACGACTCTGGGTTAACCGGTTATCGTTTTTTCACCATGATTGCCAAAGGGGGTGTTGGCGCTCCGCTGGCGGACGGCCGACAGAAGATGCAACTTCTCGAGCATTACGAGCTGTTTCATTCACATGATCTGGACGATGTTCGCGACTCGGTCGGACGCGTCTTCGTCCCTCATCGCCTGGACCTGACCCGAAAGGCGGGCCGGCTGGATGCGCGGATGCGTACCCGCCGCCTCGCGAACGTCGCGGCGAACTACGTCAGCTACGGCGCGGACGTGCTGATCGAGCCGGGGGAGCTCGGCTCGTTCTTCGTCGTACAGGTGCCGCTGTCCGGTCACAGCCACGTTCGCTGCGGACGGGAGGAGGTCTTTTCCACACCAAGACTCGTCTCCGTGGTGTCACCTACGGAGTCGCTCAGTATGCGGTGGTCTGCTGACTGCGCGAAGCTGATCCTCCGGATCGACCGGCTGGCGGTCGAGTCACAGCTGAGCGAGATGCTCGATGCCCCACTGCCCGAGCCCGTGCGTTTCCAGCCGGGTATGGATGTCAGCTCGGGGTACGGACGCAGTTGGTTGACGATGATGCGCACGTTTGTGGACGAGCTCGGCCGCGCCGACGACAGCCTCGTCGACCACGAGTTGGCGGCCGCCGGGTACGAGGACGTCTTGATCAAGGGTTTGCTGCTCGCCCAACCACACAACTACTCCGACCTGCTGGCCGGCACGAGCGCCCCCATGGTGCCGTCCCGGGCGGTGAGCATCGCGCGGGACCTGATCGAGAGCCATCCGGAATGGGACCACACCATCACGAGTCTGGCCCGCGCCGCCGGGGTGAGCCCTCGCGCCCTGCAGAAGGGATTCGCGAGGCATCTGGGTTCCGGTCCGAAGGAGTACATGACCAACGTGCGCATGCAACGGGCGCACAGCGAGCTGCGGGTCAAACAACGCGACACGGTGACCGTGCGGCAGGTCGCGGCGCGTTGGCGTCTCGGTCATGTCGGTCGCTTCGCCGGCGAGTATCGCAAACGTTTCGGTGAACTCCCCTCGGAGACGTTGGGCCGCTGA
- the neuC gene encoding UDP-N-acetylglucosamine 2-epimerase, producing the protein MARRVCVFTGSRADYGPLTSVLRALSNDSDIELRLLVSGSHLVAQQGMTIEAIAADGFPVGACVPIVVAGDSPASAAKSFGLGAIGYVDALERIAPDILVILGDRYEALAAAVAATFLRLPLAHICGGEVTAGSTDESMRHAITKLSHLHFTATSEFSRRVVQLGEDPQRVHTVGSPGLDSVRTTTLLDRDALAVALGFGLRTPTIAVTYHPATADPAGSRAGIKGLLTALDRVENGLFVFTGSNVDLGETFIETEIQEFNGRHRGRSVSFASLGRIPYLSLVKHADVVVGNSSSALIEAPALGTPSVNVGSRQEGRPTSSSTISCGEAAEDILAAILQARSPEHRQLASIAESPYGDGFAADRIVRILKDTPLDGVLKKHFVDLDDARHRNHASLTRASDARQTPA; encoded by the coding sequence ATGGCGCGGAGGGTCTGTGTGTTCACCGGCTCTCGGGCCGACTACGGACCGCTCACATCCGTACTGCGTGCCTTGAGCAACGATAGTGACATCGAACTCCGCTTGCTTGTCAGCGGATCCCATCTCGTCGCCCAGCAAGGGATGACGATCGAGGCGATTGCGGCAGACGGCTTTCCGGTGGGGGCCTGCGTGCCGATCGTCGTGGCGGGCGACTCCCCGGCGAGTGCGGCCAAGTCGTTCGGGCTGGGTGCCATCGGTTACGTGGACGCACTCGAGCGCATCGCGCCGGACATCCTCGTAATCCTCGGGGACCGATACGAAGCCCTGGCGGCTGCCGTAGCTGCGACGTTCCTGCGGCTTCCGCTCGCGCATATCTGCGGCGGCGAGGTGACAGCGGGATCGACCGACGAGAGTATGCGGCACGCGATCACGAAGCTGTCGCACCTCCATTTCACGGCGACCTCGGAGTTCAGTCGTCGGGTCGTTCAACTCGGCGAGGATCCGCAACGGGTCCATACCGTTGGTTCACCCGGCCTCGATTCGGTGCGGACGACGACGTTGCTGGACCGCGACGCACTGGCGGTTGCATTGGGTTTCGGGCTCCGTACACCGACGATCGCTGTGACCTATCACCCCGCCACCGCCGATCCGGCCGGTAGCCGAGCAGGCATCAAAGGTCTGCTCACCGCACTCGACCGCGTCGAGAACGGCCTTTTCGTCTTCACCGGATCCAATGTCGACCTAGGTGAGACATTCATCGAGACAGAAATTCAGGAGTTCAACGGACGCCATCGCGGCCGGTCGGTCAGTTTCGCGTCGCTTGGCCGGATCCCGTACCTCAGCCTGGTCAAGCACGCGGACGTCGTCGTCGGGAATTCGTCCAGCGCGCTGATCGAAGCACCGGCGCTGGGAACGCCGAGCGTCAACGTCGGAAGCCGGCAGGAGGGTAGGCCGACATCCAGCTCGACCATCAGTTGCGGCGAGGCTGCCGAGGACATCCTCGCCGCCATTCTGCAGGCGCGTTCCCCCGAGCACAGACAGCTCGCGAGCATCGCTGAATCCCCGTACGGCGACGGCTTCGCCGCAGACCGGATCGTCCGCATCCTCAAGGACACACCACTCGACGGAGTGCTCAAGAAGCACTTCGTCGATCTCGACGACGCACGTCATCGGAACCATGCATCCCTAACGCGGGCAAGCGACGCAAGGCAAACACCAGCATGA